A portion of the Bacteroides faecium genome contains these proteins:
- a CDS encoding glycosyltransferase family 2 protein, whose product MKTLTVFTPAYNRSDTLVRLYESLCRQTCDDFEWLIIDDGSTDNTEDVVKPWLKEQKFPIRYIKKENGGLHTGYTTAIANMDTELNVCIDSDDYMPDNAVEIIVSTWEKKCRGKNLAGIVGLDYRLDGTANGGEFVKEGPFHFHEIAKFHIGDDKKVCRTDLLKALPPMPVFKGEKNFNPIYYYLQVDAEYKFLVINKNLCFVDYQVDGMSANLYHQFKNSPHSFAQLRRLYMSMTYFTWTKHFRNAMHYVSSCIFGHEWDMLFTSPRPFITFLAIPGGIILNIYIRYKTL is encoded by the coding sequence ATGAAAACTTTAACGGTATTTACTCCAGCTTACAATAGGAGCGATACATTGGTGAGGCTATATGAAAGTTTGTGTCGCCAGACATGTGATGATTTTGAGTGGCTTATTATAGATGATGGTTCTACAGATAATACTGAAGATGTTGTGAAACCGTGGTTGAAAGAACAGAAATTCCCTATTCGCTATATAAAGAAAGAAAATGGAGGTCTACATACTGGCTATACTACAGCCATAGCAAATATGGATACAGAGTTGAATGTTTGTATAGATAGCGATGACTATATGCCTGACAATGCTGTGGAAATTATTGTAAGTACTTGGGAAAAAAAATGTAGAGGTAAGAATTTAGCTGGTATAGTTGGTTTGGACTACAGGCTTGACGGAACAGCTAATGGAGGTGAGTTTGTTAAAGAAGGACCATTTCATTTCCATGAAATTGCGAAATTTCATATTGGCGATGACAAGAAAGTTTGTCGTACTGATTTATTAAAGGCGTTACCTCCGATGCCTGTGTTTAAAGGTGAGAAAAATTTTAATCCTATATACTATTATTTGCAGGTTGATGCAGAATACAAGTTTCTTGTTATAAATAAGAATCTTTGTTTTGTGGATTATCAAGTTGATGGTATGTCGGCAAATCTTTATCACCAGTTCAAAAACTCCCCACATAGTTTTGCACAACTTCGCAGGTTGTATATGTCAATGACATATTTCACATGGACTAAACATTTTCGTAATGCGATGCATTATGTGTCCAGTTGTATTTTTGGGCACGAATGGGATATGCTTTTTACTTCACCTCGCCCATTTATAACCTTTTTAGCAATCCCTGGAGGCATAATTCTAAATATATATATAAGATATAAGACACTATAA
- a CDS encoding acetyltransferase: protein MYLYGASGHAKVIIDIIKAQGGGVEGVVDDDPDLKELRGIPVLHDVIGLSPFIISIGNCKIRKMIAERLNCEFATVIHPSAIISSTATIGEGTVVMQGAIIQTEVQIGKHCIINTKASIDHECVIGDYVHIAPGCTISGDVHVGEGTWIGVGTTIIQGIHVGKNCFIGAGSVIVKDIPDNCKAYGVPCKIVETIK from the coding sequence ATGTATTTATACGGTGCTAGTGGTCATGCCAAAGTGATTATTGATATTATAAAGGCACAAGGCGGGGGAGTGGAAGGTGTGGTGGATGATGATCCTGACCTTAAAGAGCTGAGGGGTATTCCTGTGTTGCATGATGTTATCGGTTTATCTCCTTTCATCATTAGTATTGGCAACTGCAAGATACGTAAGATGATTGCTGAACGACTTAATTGCGAGTTTGCAACAGTAATTCACCCATCTGCTATCATTTCTTCTACTGCCACAATTGGCGAGGGAACAGTGGTAATGCAAGGTGCCATTATCCAAACTGAAGTGCAGATAGGCAAGCATTGTATCATCAACACAAAGGCGAGCATCGACCATGAGTGTGTGATTGGCGATTATGTGCATATAGCACCTGGATGCACTATCAGCGGTGATGTACATGTTGGCGAGGGCACTTGGATTGGAGTGGGAACAACTATCATACAAGGTATACACGTGGGCAAGAACTGCTTTATTGGTGCCGGTAGCGTAATAGTAAAGGATATACCGGACAATTGTAAGGCTTATGGAGTTCCTTGCAAAATAGTAGAAACAATCAAATAA
- a CDS encoding IS66 family transposase — protein MNEWEAVCRYVTNDQAEIDNNTAERMMKPVCLGRKNYLFCGSEQAAKNTSLIYSIIESCKMNGLRPVKYIADVLRKLVSGEMDYMALLPMNIAK, from the coding sequence GTGAACGAATGGGAGGCTGTATGCCGTTATGTGACCAATGACCAGGCGGAGATTGATAACAACACCGCAGAGCGTATGATGAAGCCTGTTTGTCTGGGTAGGAAGAACTATTTGTTCTGTGGCTCGGAGCAGGCGGCTAAAAATACGTCCTTGATTTACTCGATTATTGAAAGCTGCAAGATGAACGGGCTTCGTCCTGTTAAATATATTGCGGATGTTTTACGAAAATTAGTATCCGGAGAAATGGATTATATGGCACTTCTGCCAATGAATATTGCAAAATAA
- a CDS encoding sugar transferase produces MYKHFFKRLIDVCIAFIALSILFIPLAIITLWLHFANKGAGAFFFQERPGRGGKLFKIVKFKTMTDERDADGNFLPDEKRLTRVGKFVRSTSIDELPQFWNVLIGDMSLIGPRPLLVQYLPLYSKEQARRHEVRPGISGWAQCHGRNSLSWDEKFALDVWYVDHCTLITDIKVIFITVKKVLVRDGISQEGNATMKPFNGNN; encoded by the coding sequence ATGTATAAACACTTTTTCAAAAGGTTGATTGATGTCTGCATTGCTTTTATAGCATTGAGCATTCTGTTTATTCCGCTGGCAATCATAACGCTTTGGTTACATTTTGCCAATAAAGGTGCCGGAGCATTCTTCTTTCAGGAGCGTCCCGGCAGAGGAGGCAAGCTATTTAAGATTGTAAAGTTCAAAACTATGACCGACGAGCGCGATGCTGACGGTAATTTTCTACCTGATGAGAAGCGGTTAACGAGAGTTGGAAAATTTGTGCGTTCTACAAGTATTGATGAATTACCACAGTTTTGGAATGTATTAATTGGCGACATGTCACTAATCGGTCCCCGTCCATTGCTGGTGCAATATTTACCCCTGTATAGTAAAGAGCAGGCTCGTCGTCATGAAGTACGTCCCGGAATCTCCGGTTGGGCGCAGTGTCATGGACGTAATTCATTGTCATGGGACGAGAAATTTGCTTTGGATGTGTGGTATGTAGACCACTGTACACTGATTACGGATATTAAGGTAATTTTCATAACAGTCAAAAAGGTGCTTGTTCGTGATGGTATCTCACAAGAGGGCAACGCTACTATGAAACCTTTTAACGGAAATAACTAA
- a CDS encoding N-acetylmuramoyl-L-alanine amidase has translation MRILIDNGHGKETPGKCSPDSRLKEYAYTREITDRVVAGLQDQGIDAMRIVPEENDVALSERVRRINAFGKEAILVSIHCNAMGNGVEWMSANGWSVFVGNNASMNSKRLARQLAQAALNRKVKVRHPSPQDIYWTANLYICQKTNCPAVLVENFFQDNKEDVEFLLSEEGKQCVTNILLEGIMNYLKEYQRNM, from the coding sequence ATGAGAATATTAATAGATAACGGACACGGCAAAGAAACTCCCGGCAAGTGTTCACCAGACAGTCGTTTGAAGGAGTACGCATATACTCGTGAGATTACTGACAGGGTAGTAGCCGGATTGCAGGATCAAGGCATTGATGCCATGCGTATTGTGCCGGAAGAAAATGATGTGGCGTTATCTGAACGTGTGAGGCGTATCAATGCATTCGGCAAAGAAGCTATATTGGTATCAATCCACTGCAATGCGATGGGGAATGGCGTTGAGTGGATGTCCGCAAACGGATGGAGCGTATTTGTTGGTAACAATGCTTCAATGAATAGCAAACGGCTTGCCCGGCAACTGGCGCAAGCTGCCTTGAACAGAAAAGTGAAAGTCCGTCATCCGTCTCCACAGGATATCTATTGGACTGCCAATCTTTATATCTGTCAGAAAACGAATTGCCCGGCAGTGCTGGTCGAGAATTTCTTTCAGGACAATAAGGAGGATGTTGAGTTCCTTCTCTCGGAAGAAGGGAAGCAGTGTGTCACTAATATATTGCTGGAAGGTATTATGAACTATTTAAAGGAATATCAAAGAAATATGTAG
- a CDS encoding WbuC family cupin fold metalloprotein has protein sequence MDFDKDFLERLFEQAIESPRLRQSFDLRTSSADSSQRILNALLSGTVVPIHRHLNTSETVICLCGKMDEVIYEESDSNKEVPSLREVQRIRLCPAEARYGCQVPMGAWHTVEVIEPSVIFEAKDGAYAPVTSENVWSYE, from the coding sequence ATGGATTTTGACAAAGATTTTTTAGAGAGATTATTTGAACAGGCTATTGAGAGTCCACGCCTTCGTCAAAGTTTTGACCTGCGTACATCTTCAGCCGATTCCAGTCAGCGAATACTTAATGCATTGTTGTCTGGAACTGTAGTTCCGATTCACCGACATCTGAATACCAGTGAGACGGTTATCTGTCTGTGTGGAAAGATGGATGAGGTAATTTATGAAGAATCTGATTCAAATAAAGAAGTTCCATCTCTCCGTGAGGTGCAACGCATTCGGCTTTGTCCCGCAGAAGCCAGGTATGGATGTCAAGTCCCTATGGGAGCTTGGCATACTGTGGAAGTGATTGAGCCTTCTGTTATCTTTGAAGCCAAAGATGGGGCTTATGCTCCAGTTACAAGCGAGAATGTTTGGAGTTATGAATAG
- a CDS encoding glycosyltransferase family 4 protein encodes MQQRYKIIRACTVPMSLVFVNGMLPDLQKKYEVVLLSSSGPEWEEVHQLHPDVKCIELNIQRHISLTKDLRTLWQLWRTFRKEKPQMVHSMTPKAGLLCMMAAWLVGVPVRAHTFTGLVFPTTVGLKRKILMAADWLTCACATHIIPEGEGVKNDLLNNGITRKPIKVLGYGNCRGIDIKRFDKTPEIMAEAEKLRKEGVCTFVAVGRLVGDKGINELVEAFVKLNKEHPDTRLVLVGSEEKELDPLKPETMKVIAECTAISAVGSQSDVRPWFAAADIAVLASYREGFPNVVIEAGAIGLPQIVTDINGSREIVIEGENGIIIPPKSVDALYNAMKRMLDVNYRNALAKNARKLIASRYEQGFVRKCLYDFYDSIL; translated from the coding sequence ATGCAACAGAGATACAAAATAATTCGTGCCTGCACAGTACCCATGTCACTGGTATTTGTGAATGGTATGCTTCCAGACCTTCAGAAGAAGTACGAGGTAGTGTTGCTCTCATCCTCGGGTCCCGAGTGGGAGGAAGTGCATCAATTGCATCCTGATGTAAAGTGTATAGAATTAAATATACAGCGTCACATATCACTCACTAAAGACTTGAGAACATTGTGGCAACTGTGGCGCACATTCCGCAAGGAGAAACCACAAATGGTGCACTCCATGACTCCTAAGGCCGGATTACTCTGTATGATGGCTGCGTGGTTGGTCGGTGTTCCAGTGCGCGCACATACGTTCACGGGGCTAGTATTCCCCACTACCGTGGGGTTGAAAAGGAAGATTCTGATGGCGGCTGATTGGCTGACTTGTGCCTGCGCTACACATATTATTCCAGAAGGCGAAGGTGTGAAGAACGATCTCTTAAACAATGGAATTACCCGGAAACCTATTAAAGTTCTTGGTTATGGCAATTGTCGTGGAATAGATATTAAACGCTTTGATAAGACCCCAGAAATTATGGCTGAAGCTGAGAAGTTACGGAAAGAGGGTGTTTGCACTTTTGTTGCTGTTGGTCGTTTAGTTGGTGACAAGGGAATTAATGAACTAGTTGAGGCTTTCGTTAAATTAAATAAAGAGCATCCTGATACACGCTTGGTTCTTGTTGGTTCTGAGGAAAAGGAACTTGACCCTTTGAAGCCTGAAACAATGAAGGTCATTGCTGAGTGCACGGCTATTAGTGCAGTGGGTAGTCAGAGTGATGTGCGTCCCTGGTTTGCGGCGGCGGATATTGCTGTGCTCGCATCTTATCGGGAGGGATTTCCCAATGTTGTGATAGAAGCCGGTGCTATAGGTCTACCTCAGATTGTGACTGATATTAATGGTTCGCGTGAAATTGTCATAGAAGGTGAGAATGGAATTATCATTCCTCCCAAAAGTGTTGATGCTCTTTATAATGCCATGAAACGTATGCTTGACGTTAATTACCGTAATGCCCTTGCTAAGAATGCTCGCAAGCTGATAGCTTCGAGATATGAGCAGGGATTTGTGCGTAAATGTTTATATGATTTCTACGATAGTATATTATAA
- a CDS encoding DegT/DnrJ/EryC1/StrS family aminotransferase has translation MSYIPEKTIYLCLAHMSEEGIEQKYVKEAFDTNWVVPLGPNVNAFEHDLKNFVGGKNEVVALSAGTAAVHLALIGCGVHAGDEVLVQSFTFCASSHPIIYLGAKPVFVGSEKDTWNMDPVLLEEAIKDRISKTGKKPKAIVPVALYGMPYDCEKIMEIANRYDIPVVEDAAEGFGSKFDDKVLGTFGKFGVLSFNGNKMITTSGGGALICQNAEDKNTIMWYATQARDAYPYYQHTAIGYNYRMSNICAGIGRGQMTVADTHITHHKHVQALYEDLLADVVGVHIHKQPADSRYDANFWLCTATIDSDVKIVGQEKAYKEVIKTAVGGAAGVIKAVDSATTDCQPNANVEALRVFMLSKRIEARPVWKPMHKQPVYADAPFYTNGVEEEIFKVGFCLPAGPYVTDDDVHYIVEKIKEAIIK, from the coding sequence ATGAGTTACATTCCTGAAAAAACAATTTATCTCTGCCTTGCCCACATGAGCGAAGAGGGGATTGAGCAGAAATATGTAAAAGAAGCATTCGATACTAACTGGGTGGTGCCTTTGGGACCAAACGTGAATGCGTTTGAACATGACCTTAAGAACTTTGTTGGGGGCAAGAATGAGGTTGTTGCCTTGAGCGCCGGTACAGCTGCTGTGCATCTCGCATTGATTGGCTGCGGTGTTCATGCTGGTGATGAAGTATTGGTACAAAGCTTTACTTTTTGCGCTTCGTCGCATCCGATAATTTACCTTGGTGCTAAGCCTGTGTTCGTTGGCTCTGAAAAGGATACTTGGAATATGGACCCGGTATTATTGGAGGAAGCTATAAAAGATCGTATCTCTAAAACAGGTAAGAAGCCGAAGGCGATTGTTCCTGTGGCACTTTATGGTATGCCTTATGATTGCGAAAAAATCATGGAGATTGCAAACCGCTATGACATTCCTGTTGTAGAGGACGCTGCGGAAGGTTTTGGCAGTAAGTTCGATGATAAGGTGTTAGGTACTTTTGGTAAATTTGGTGTTCTTTCGTTCAATGGTAACAAGATGATTACCACATCAGGTGGTGGTGCTTTGATTTGCCAAAACGCTGAAGATAAAAATACCATTATGTGGTATGCTACGCAAGCTCGTGATGCTTATCCTTACTACCAACATACAGCTATCGGTTATAATTATCGTATGAGTAACATTTGTGCTGGTATTGGCCGTGGACAGATGACTGTTGCAGATACGCATATTACTCACCACAAGCATGTTCAGGCACTCTATGAAGATCTATTGGCGGATGTGGTGGGTGTGCACATTCACAAGCAGCCTGCTGATTCTCGCTATGATGCAAACTTCTGGTTATGTACTGCCACTATTGACTCCGATGTAAAGATTGTTGGTCAGGAAAAAGCTTATAAAGAAGTTATTAAAACAGCCGTAGGTGGTGCTGCCGGTGTGATCAAAGCTGTGGATAGTGCCACAACGGATTGTCAGCCCAATGCAAACGTGGAGGCACTGCGTGTATTTATGCTTTCCAAGAGGATTGAGGCACGGCCTGTATGGAAACCAATGCACAAGCAACCGGTTTATGCGGATGCTCCTTTCTATACTAATGGAGTAGAAGAGGAAATCTTCAAGGTCGGATTCTGTCTTCCTGCCGGACCGTATGTAACTGATGATGATGTGCATTACATTGTAGAGAAAATAAAAGAAGCGATTATAAAATAA
- a CDS encoding 3-oxoacyl-ACP synthase III family protein: MMAFIKGISYYLPERVVTNEELLQEFPEWSVDKVAAKVGVNSRHLAGENETAGDMAEKAARKLFEEYNIDPKAIDFVMLCTQSPDYFLPSTACILQNRLGIPTTAGAVDYNLGCSGCVYGIAMANSFVKSGLAKNVLVLTAETYQKYLHPSDKSNRSIFGDGAAACLISIEGMAEIGKCVLGTDGSGADNLIVKTGAARCKQATGVVVEDEDGHQCFDDYLYMNGSAIFNFTLDAVPAMMAQILEKNQMQKDDVDYYVFHQANKFMLNTIRKVCVLPKDKFYVNLEETGNTVSSTVMIGLKDCIEAGTIHKGMWVMCAGFGVGLSWGGVILKF; encoded by the coding sequence ATTTATTAAAGGAATTAGTTACTATCTCCCTGAGAGAGTAGTGACCAACGAAGAACTGCTTCAGGAGTTTCCTGAGTGGAGTGTGGACAAGGTAGCAGCCAAGGTGGGTGTGAACAGCCGACACCTTGCTGGCGAAAATGAGACTGCCGGCGATATGGCAGAGAAGGCTGCCCGCAAGTTGTTTGAGGAATATAACATTGATCCAAAGGCCATCGACTTTGTGATGCTTTGCACCCAGAGTCCTGATTACTTCCTGCCTTCAACTGCATGCATCCTTCAAAATCGGTTGGGCATCCCTACAACAGCAGGTGCTGTCGACTATAATTTGGGTTGTAGCGGTTGTGTATATGGTATTGCTATGGCAAACAGCTTCGTGAAGAGTGGTCTTGCAAAGAATGTACTCGTGTTGACTGCAGAAACCTATCAGAAGTATCTCCATCCATCCGACAAGAGCAATCGTTCCATCTTTGGTGATGGTGCTGCTGCTTGTCTGATCTCAATCGAGGGTATGGCAGAAATTGGAAAGTGCGTATTAGGAACTGATGGTTCAGGCGCAGATAACCTGATTGTAAAGACTGGTGCGGCTCGTTGTAAGCAGGCTACTGGTGTTGTAGTAGAGGATGAGGACGGTCACCAGTGTTTTGATGACTACCTGTATATGAATGGTAGTGCCATCTTCAATTTCACGCTGGATGCCGTTCCTGCAATGATGGCTCAAATTTTGGAGAAGAACCAAATGCAGAAGGACGATGTGGATTACTATGTATTCCATCAGGCAAACAAGTTCATGCTGAACACTATCCGCAAGGTGTGCGTATTGCCAAAGGATAAGTTCTATGTGAATCTTGAAGAAACAGGCAATACTGTATCATCTACTGTGATGATAGGTTTAAAGGATTGCATAGAGGCTGGTACCATACACAAAGGTATGTGGGTAATGTGTGCAGGATTTGGTGTGGGTTTAAGTTGGGGTGGTGTAATATTAAAGTTCTAA
- a CDS encoding glycosyltransferase family 4 protein: MAKNIIVSYLGRHGAGAEYSFEMTRGLLAHGCNVYVIISAQVDNLELWKVLPVKKLFLIPTSNHYQDLISATWQFLFKYIGEIKSYFKNIKVDVLYAPMGHPWILVMRYLVFRDAKFVFTCHDPIVHPNEPLLPVLGQRCAIWMADSVVILSKIFFNYMVEHYKKKRENIVVIPHGAFSHYDDVNYVNMEATFPIAKYNFLFFGRITKYKGIEMLAEAYRKLALERNDISLRVIGSGDISEYKEALASCPNTVVENRFVGDNEVCKYFSMPNTITVISYTSASQSGVIPIAMRANSLLIVTNNEGLLEQTLDGQLALISDISMISLYMQMKNAVENFDDHKTMIRKAQDYINSLSWDNLAKILLDHINKAIA; the protein is encoded by the coding sequence ATGGCGAAAAATATCATAGTATCATATTTGGGGAGACATGGAGCTGGTGCAGAATATTCTTTTGAAATGACTAGAGGATTATTAGCTCATGGTTGTAATGTATATGTAATTATATCTGCACAAGTGGATAATCTAGAGCTTTGGAAAGTTCTTCCGGTGAAAAAACTGTTTTTGATACCTACATCTAATCACTATCAAGATTTAATTTCAGCCACATGGCAATTTTTGTTTAAGTATATTGGAGAGATAAAATCGTACTTTAAAAATATTAAAGTTGATGTGTTATATGCCCCGATGGGGCATCCTTGGATATTGGTAATGCGTTATCTCGTTTTTAGGGATGCAAAGTTTGTGTTTACTTGTCATGATCCAATTGTTCATCCTAATGAACCGTTACTTCCTGTGCTTGGACAACGTTGTGCTATATGGATGGCCGATTCTGTTGTGATTCTATCAAAAATTTTTTTCAACTATATGGTAGAACACTATAAGAAGAAAAGAGAGAATATTGTAGTGATTCCTCATGGTGCTTTTTCACACTATGATGATGTTAATTATGTAAACATGGAGGCAACATTTCCAATAGCAAAATACAATTTTCTGTTTTTTGGTCGAATAACAAAATATAAGGGTATAGAAATGCTTGCCGAAGCATATAGAAAATTAGCATTGGAACGTAACGATATATCACTGCGTGTAATAGGTTCTGGCGATATATCGGAATATAAGGAGGCACTTGCATCTTGCCCAAACACAGTTGTGGAAAACAGATTTGTAGGAGATAATGAAGTCTGTAAATATTTCTCAATGCCTAACACTATTACGGTAATATCATATACTTCTGCTTCACAATCAGGGGTAATTCCTATCGCTATGCGTGCAAATTCACTTCTTATTGTAACAAATAATGAAGGACTGCTGGAACAGACTTTAGATGGCCAATTAGCATTGATTTCTGATATATCTATGATTTCACTTTATATGCAGATGAAAAATGCTGTAGAAAATTTTGATGACCATAAAACAATGATTAGAAAAGCTCAAGATTACATAAATTCCTTATCCTGGGATAATCTTGCAAAGATTCTACTTGACCATATAAATAAAGCGATAGCATAA
- a CDS encoding IS66 family transposase: MNMSEFYSEFLFRYQTDGAPRKISINAYCIQEGVECRNFIKWYRDNKKRIRESEMEEIRLRPVTLTGASPEHSPIPLLSSHSSSEDANVVCFHLKLSNGIEINKENCNLESLTYLLQSMRRDNKNLSNQLSQALEDKAQSEKQSALLSSALEELKNLHASELFEIEKQKHQLYGCKSEKSSSLRKVPDKDLKSDKDDFDGSNPPKVSCDDSSTPVTSEMTNSEPASSFSSVSRPHRSDYSKRCTRVDNVLMHYCDVSGIPSDARKLDVRHWILYKLDWSVTKHVLELLRLIDKEGTISNYYKADEANDTLHPFANVLPGYHVDIDMIAQILVDKYQYSMSLERVVDRFKDVDADFSSSTVLNWVHRHIRELDKLDAPLRSILLTEGSFLFCDETTEQVKVFNKSTGKFEYRKKYILGIKNSALKVAYYLYDHGSFSMAVAENFFRNFFGSITTDGYNVYKLFDRHRKGITRYGCMAHVRCKFVDALNTSSRYLMRPRFLLPIFSSRRFVMR; the protein is encoded by the coding sequence ATGAACATGAGTGAATTTTACAGTGAATTTTTATTCCGTTACCAAACTGATGGTGCTCCGCGTAAGATTTCCATCAATGCTTATTGCATTCAAGAAGGTGTTGAATGCCGTAATTTCATCAAGTGGTATCGTGATAACAAGAAGCGTATCCGCGAGTCAGAAATGGAAGAGATCCGTTTGCGTCCTGTTACGTTAACAGGTGCTTCCCCGGAGCATTCTCCTATTCCGTTGTTGTCGTCTCACTCCTCTTCGGAAGATGCGAACGTTGTTTGTTTCCACTTGAAATTGAGTAACGGTATTGAGATAAATAAAGAGAATTGTAATTTGGAAAGCCTCACTTACCTTCTTCAAAGTATGCGTAGAGATAATAAAAATCTTTCCAACCAACTATCCCAAGCACTGGAAGATAAGGCTCAGTCTGAGAAGCAATCCGCCCTTCTTTCCAGTGCTTTGGAAGAGTTGAAAAATCTCCACGCTTCTGAACTCTTTGAAATAGAAAAACAGAAACATCAGTTATATGGTTGCAAGTCTGAAAAGTCTTCCTCCTTACGCAAAGTACCGGATAAAGACCTTAAAAGTGATAAGGATGATTTTGACGGCAGCAATCCTCCTAAAGTATCTTGCGATGATTCATCAACCCCTGTTACATCGGAAATGACTAATAGTGAACCCGCTTCCTCCTTCAGTTCTGTATCCCGTCCTCATCGTTCGGATTACAGTAAGCGTTGCACCCGCGTTGATAATGTTTTGATGCATTATTGTGATGTAAGCGGTATCCCTTCAGATGCCCGCAAGCTTGATGTCCGCCACTGGATTCTTTATAAACTGGATTGGAGCGTTACCAAACATGTTTTAGAGTTGCTTCGTTTGATAGATAAAGAAGGCACAATTTCTAATTATTACAAAGCAGATGAAGCAAACGACACTTTGCATCCTTTTGCGAATGTGCTTCCCGGTTATCATGTAGATATTGATATGATTGCTCAGATTCTTGTTGACAAGTATCAATACAGCATGTCTTTGGAACGTGTGGTCGACCGCTTCAAGGATGTTGACGCGGATTTTTCCTCTTCTACAGTCTTGAATTGGGTTCATAGGCATATCCGGGAGCTTGACAAGCTTGACGCTCCTTTGCGCAGTATCCTGCTGACTGAGGGCAGTTTTCTTTTTTGTGATGAAACCACCGAACAAGTCAAGGTCTTTAACAAGTCAACCGGCAAGTTCGAGTATCGTAAGAAATACATTTTGGGCATAAAGAATTCCGCTTTAAAAGTCGCTTACTATTTGTACGACCATGGCAGCTTCAGCATGGCTGTGGCCGAGAATTTTTTCCGTAACTTCTTCGGTAGTATCACCACTGACGGCTACAATGTTTACAAGTTGTTTGACCGTCATCGAAAAGGGATTACCCGCTACGGTTGTATGGCTCATGTGCGGTGCAAGTTTGTGGATGCTTTGAATACCTCAAGCCGATATTTGATGAGACCCAGGTTTTTGCTGCCAATCTTTTCATCAAGGCGGTTCGTTATGCGGTGA